The genomic interval CACTTGATGAGATAACCGGTGAAAATAAGCCGGAATTTACCATACTTTTTGACAGCGGGATCAGGCATGCTGCCGATGCCATGAAGGCCCTCGCTCTTGGTGCTTCAGGCGTTCTAATAGGCAGGCCATACTGTTATGCAATGGCAGTTGCTGGGCAAAGAGGCATAGAACGGTATCTCAATCAATTGAGGGCTGAGTTTGACCTTCAAATGGCTTTATCAGGTTATAGCTCGATTTCTCAACTTGGAAGGCATACTATATATAAAAAATCCCCGTATTAATTTCTTATCTTGTTAGCCATTTTGATTGCTTCCAGAATGTGAATAGACCGTAAAGGTTAACGAAGAAAAGTACACCAAGGCCCATTGCCCCGTATGCCAGTGTCCTTATTCTGTTCTTTGGAATCCGTATCATTATTGCTCCCACAAAAATGCTATCGCCAATAGCCCCTAGGGTATACATTATTCCATTTATTAAGGAACCTAGAATATCATGGGAATGAAGATGTAATAAATGTGCCATTATCAGGTAGTTTACAGATGAAACACTGAGATAATCAATATGGCCGAGAAATCTAAGGATAAACATGCCACGGAACAAAAATAGTATGAATCCAATTATGGGTATCAGGTATATGTAAAACATTTCAAAGGCGTAAAACTTCCCGCCATTCTTTGTTGTTCCATCGCTCAGGTTTTTAAAGAAGAAGTACCACCCTCTTCTGGACCATCTAATTTGCTGATTTAAAAATTTCCTGGTGCCTTTTTGCGGTTCTGTTTCAACTGTAATATCATAATCTTTTATCATTTTATATTTATTTTTAATAAGGAAGCTTGTTAATTGCATGTCATCTCCAAGGACAACTTTCTTGCCAAAAATTTTCTTATTAAGGAATTCATCAGAAACCATGAAAGGCTTTACCACATCTGTTATATACATGGCGCATCTGCCGTCCAGAACGTAAACATTTCCGTGCCTTGACATGGATTTTGATATCATTTCCGTAAGCCTTTCAATAAATTCAGATGCATATGAGATATTTGTGCCATCATTTTTAATGTGTATGTTTACACCCACTCCGGCTATGCCGTTGGAAAAATAAGAAAGCATGCTTTTTAATGTATCTGCAGGTATTATTGTATCACTGTCTACAAACATAACATATTTCGTTGAAACGTGTTTAATCCCCTGAACCAGGGCATTCTTTTTCCCGCCTCTCTGGCTTAAATAAATAAACCTTCCTCCGTTCTGTTCGGTTATAGTCTTATAGGGTTCAAGGCTTGAATCACCTACAACAATAAACTTTGAACCCTGAAGTGCGAGTGATACTATAGCCTGCCTGAAAATTTCAACGTCTTCATTGTAAACCGGCATTACAATAGTGGCTTCATCCGGATTAACATTTGAAATTGTTTCCCCTTTCCTGTAATATGTGGAATAGTATGCATTTAACAGATAATATATAAAGGATATGACAGTAACTGCAAGCAACGCCATATAAATTATCAGGAAGAACCTCACATGGTTACATGCTTTACATATAAATAAATATTTTTATAGTTAATGTTTAATTGCATTTATTAAGTATGATGATTTAGAGGTATGCAATCATATTGATTTTGTCAGACATTAATATGATCACTTGCA from Ferroplasma acidiphilum carries:
- a CDS encoding glycosyltransferase family 2 protein, yielding MRFFLIIYMALLAVTVISFIYYLLNAYYSTYYRKGETISNVNPDEATIVMPVYNEDVEIFRQAIVSLALQGSKFIVVGDSSLEPYKTITEQNGGRFIYLSQRGGKKNALVQGIKHVSTKYVMFVDSDTIIPADTLKSMLSYFSNGIAGVGVNIHIKNDGTNISYASEFIERLTEMISKSMSRHGNVYVLDGRCAMYITDVVKPFMVSDEFLNKKIFGKKVVLGDDMQLTSFLIKNKYKMIKDYDITVETEPQKGTRKFLNQQIRWSRRGWYFFFKNLSDGTTKNGGKFYAFEMFYIYLIPIIGFILFLFRGMFILRFLGHIDYLSVSSVNYLIMAHLLHLHSHDILGSLINGIMYTLGAIGDSIFVGAIMIRIPKNRIRTLAYGAMGLGVLFFVNLYGLFTFWKQSKWLTR